One Aquisediminimonas profunda genomic region harbors:
- a CDS encoding ShlB/FhaC/HecB family hemolysin secretion/activation protein: protein MKSRLTKLWLLASGAAFGWHGSSALAQSVPSAPSREEIIPTPPVASTEAMATRVIVDGNVERGPCPLGEPAYAGMTFTLSGAEFSNLQGISADLLRPAYQGLVGKTVPLATVCDIRDAATELLRRKGYLAAIEVPPQTIANGIVKFDVIVAKIVGFQVRGNAGKAEKRIAKYLAVLRAQPLFNALDAERTLLLMRDMAGYDIRLILRPAGSGPGEMIGDVQIDFTPVQADLNANNFNARVTGRIGALGQLYFNGLFGTGDRTSFGAFSTSDFKEQIVVLAGEELQIGHNGLSVGADAAYAWTRPDFGPGSDFLYTTFVAGIHARYPLVRQQVRTISMSGGLDWIEQRGNAGSIQFFRDKLRVAYGRVDYDQIQAASIASVGGYSAAEPRWRIGGSLEVRQGLGILGASKGCGPGFVRCFNPGVVPPSFLNADLTAFIVRAAANFEFRPTPDLAFSLAPRVQYAPHALPSYEEFAAGTFTVGRGYDPSIVSGDIAVAVASEVRFGSLIPVSKNDTALQGYVFMDSAWLWNNNGGSTGSAGHLMSTGGGVRAAIGDRFRLDTSVAVPLSKLAALGGRGNIRILVNLTMNLLPWKHR from the coding sequence ATGAAAAGCAGGCTCACAAAATTATGGCTGCTCGCATCTGGCGCCGCATTTGGGTGGCACGGCAGTTCAGCTCTTGCTCAGTCGGTGCCCAGTGCTCCATCTCGCGAGGAAATCATCCCTACTCCGCCCGTTGCATCGACAGAAGCGATGGCAACGCGCGTAATCGTCGACGGTAACGTTGAGCGCGGCCCCTGTCCGCTTGGTGAGCCCGCCTACGCCGGCATGACCTTCACTCTTTCCGGAGCTGAGTTTTCAAATCTGCAGGGAATATCGGCCGACCTCCTCCGTCCTGCCTATCAAGGACTGGTCGGAAAGACAGTGCCATTGGCAACTGTATGTGACATCCGCGATGCTGCGACTGAGTTGCTTCGTCGCAAGGGCTATCTGGCGGCGATCGAAGTTCCGCCACAGACGATTGCGAACGGAATTGTAAAGTTCGATGTAATCGTCGCAAAAATCGTCGGCTTTCAGGTCAGGGGCAATGCGGGCAAAGCTGAAAAGAGAATTGCAAAATATTTGGCAGTTCTGCGCGCGCAACCGCTCTTCAATGCCCTCGATGCAGAACGAACGCTGCTGCTCATGCGCGATATGGCGGGTTATGATATTCGCCTGATACTGCGCCCGGCCGGATCCGGCCCGGGCGAAATGATTGGCGATGTCCAGATCGATTTCACGCCTGTTCAAGCCGACTTGAACGCCAACAATTTCAACGCCCGCGTCACGGGTCGCATCGGCGCCCTGGGACAGCTTTATTTCAACGGCCTATTTGGAACGGGCGATCGTACGTCGTTTGGAGCCTTCTCCACGTCAGATTTCAAAGAACAGATTGTTGTTTTGGCGGGGGAGGAATTGCAGATCGGGCACAACGGCCTGTCGGTGGGGGCTGATGCGGCCTATGCATGGACAAGGCCCGATTTCGGCCCCGGGAGCGATTTCCTGTATACCACTTTTGTAGCGGGGATTCACGCCCGCTACCCTCTGGTCAGGCAACAAGTGCGGACGATTTCCATGTCGGGGGGGCTCGATTGGATCGAGCAGCGGGGAAACGCCGGTTCGATTCAGTTTTTCCGAGACAAACTTCGCGTTGCCTATGGACGGGTGGATTATGATCAGATCCAGGCTGCGAGTATCGCCAGCGTCGGGGGCTATTCCGCAGCTGAACCACGTTGGCGTATCGGTGGGTCGCTTGAGGTTCGGCAAGGGTTGGGAATTTTGGGCGCTTCAAAGGGTTGTGGCCCGGGATTTGTCCGCTGCTTCAATCCAGGCGTCGTGCCGCCCAGCTTCCTGAACGCCGATTTGACGGCCTTCATTGTGCGCGCGGCAGCCAATTTTGAATTCCGACCAACGCCCGACCTCGCATTTTCGCTTGCACCGCGCGTGCAATACGCCCCTCATGCCTTGCCGTCATATGAGGAATTCGCAGCAGGCACATTTACCGTTGGTCGCGGGTATGACCCAAGCATAGTTTCCGGAGACATTGCTGTGGCCGTGGCAAGCGAAGTCCGCTTTGGAAGTCTTATTCCCGTTTCAAAGAATGACACTGCCTTGCAAGGCTACGTATTTATGGATTCCGCGTGGCTATGGAACAACAATGGGGGTTCGACCGGCAGCGCAGGGCACCTGATGTCAACTGGCGGGGGCGTCCGTGCCGCGATTGGCGATCGCTTCCGGCTGGATACTTCAGTAGCCGTTCCTCTGTCCAAGCTTGCGGCTCTTGGAGGTCGCGGAA